The Fusarium fujikuroi IMI 58289 draft genome, chromosome FFUJ_chr05 DNA segment ACTGGACTTTAAGCGTGTGGCTAGCGTGCTGGTCAAAGTAGACGAATCCGCTGTCTCGCCAATGCACACTTCACGCGAGGTGTCGATGCCCCCCGCGCCCGTCTCCAACCGAGGGTCGCCACCAAGAGGCATGGTTACTAAAcctaagaagaagggcaggGCAGCCTGCCCCCTCGGCCAGCTCCCAGCCGCTGCAGCCAGCGAGAGCAATTTGATTGATCACCAGGAGAGGCTGCGTCGCATGACGATGCCCTGCGTTGCCGACCAGCGACCTGAATTTTACCGTGCTCGGGGCCGTCAATCATTTGACAATCTTCAGGCCGAGGTTCCCATGCTCCAGCGGGGACATCGCATGTCGATGTCCCCCAACCCAGATCGCAAGGCTTCCTCCCTGTCCCGCAATCTCGACTTCATGCCCTTTGCTCACTCATCGCAGTCACCACAACCAACTTCACCACAACAGACACGTGCGCACTCCCATTCTGGTCCTACAAACCAGGCCCATCACATGATGGAGAGCTCTTCGGTTGCTGCCGCTAAGGTGAACGGGGTTTCAACGACTGAGTGGGAAACATTGCTTGGATCATTGGATGGTGGAATGAACAACGTATACGATGCTATCTATGGTGGGCAAGGACTTGTCAATGAGAGTGCCATTGCTGTTAGCAATTGTGGTGATTGGCCCCCGGACAATTGGGATCTCGGCGGGTTCAGCATCGCCGAGTTTGGAAACAACCCGCAGCCTCCCCAGAGTGTTCTCAGCATGAGTGACGAGAGCCTTAGCTCGGGTGAGGAGGTTGGCCCCTCGGAACTCGGACTGAGCGTGGAGAATGTTGACTATCGCAACCACATGGTGACTCAACAACATGGTCATGAAGGATATATGATGCCCGACCATATGGAGACGTTCCCTATCTTGTAAGGGTGGTGGACAGAATGATACAACGGGAGAAAATCTCTGGATTTGACACGGGTCTGACAACGGAGTTAATACTGGGGACATGAATTTTAACGATGTGATGAATGGGAGTCGGGCTGGGAATTAACTGTCAATGAGTGTTTTTCTATTGAGCGATCTACTTTTATTGGCCAACTATTATACCTGGGAGGATAAATTTGTCACAAACTTGGTATTTTGGAGTCTCTTATCCTCTACAGAGGAAACGGAGACGTGGAATAAGGATGATGGGCAGTTCAAGGACTGGCCTCGCAATACGGCATGCTAGATCATCTAGTTGTTAGTTCGTAACTTGCAAATGAATGAAAAGAACGCAGACAAACAAGCCCACTCGTCCAGCGGTTTGGAAACGTGATATGAGTAGTTGATTCGCTCGGGCCCGGTGTGTTTATTTGTTGGCTTTCAACAGCAGGGGAGCTTTTCTCGCAGCTGCCGGCTGCCGGCTGCCCGGTCTTGCAGGAAATGCAGTACGCAGGAATGAGAATCGACGCCTGCACAAGCCTCAAGGGAGGATTGGACCGGGTCTGACATGCGTTGCCGGCGTTGGAGAAGCCAAAGGACCCGGTCAGAGCAAGCAAGTACATGAGTTCTGGGGGAAATCGTcttcagggagcaagaaagcttcTGGTATTGAATTAGGGTGCTAAAAACAAATAGGTCTACCCCTTGGCCTCAGGAGTCTTCTGAACCGGATGGGCACAAGATTGGCTGTAGCCGGTGTGCCTCGGGAAACGACCCGGCCGTACATCCTATACGTCTTGCAGTTTCGTCAAGTGGGTGCCAAATACTATGACATGGCTCAGGTTCTCcgtctttgtctttcatcAGAGTCAGTCTTGACTCCCGGGCCTCCctagatcagatcagatcatatCATATCAAGCAAGCTTGACGCTGGATTCGACAGCGGGCTACGTTATATAGGTCGATGGCTGAGGATGCAGAGAGCCTAGACCATCCACCAGTCACCCGAGCgaattgaagaagaaaggcacaCAGGAATGCTGTTCTGGCCAAAATAACTATAGAGAGTCTAACTGGAGAGTCAAGGTGGAATCACATTGGAGTgaagctacctaccttagcGAAGCCAAGTGTGGCCGTGCACAATACCTAGCAGAAATAGGTACatatgtactgtacataatagctaggtaccttatttacctaggtacctatctAGGGGCAGGATGACGTCTCCAGTTGAATCAACCTGTCACGACTCCCCATTCTGCTATCGTGTTTCTATTTGAGCAGTGGATCTGATGGAGAAAGCTCTGTTGACCATGGCCAACGAAAGCACATGAGTGCCCTGGTCTTGAGTCGTCTCCATAATCGAATCCATGACCTTGGCTTTTCTAAGCAAGAAAGCGTGTGTTCGTCGATCTGTTTGGTCATTTCAGCCATTCCATTGGCAGGGACCCTATTGCGCTGCTAATAATCAACACTCATCAACTTGGCTTAATCGCCTTCCACAGACATCAGCAATGGAGGCGGAGCGACAGTCTTTAATCAAGAACAACGCCCAACCAGGGCCCGTTCCTCGAGGTCAGATACGCCAACGAGAATACAAGCCGTTGCAACACCGCTAAATTCACTTCATCACAGCGCCATGGGCCGCCGCCAGACCGTCACCACGAGATCCTTCTCGGCGACTCCCACAGGCAATTGCTCATCGCGGCGCAAAGCTTGATTGGCCCGAAAACACCATGGCCGCCTTCCGAGGTGCAGTCAAAGCTGGTGCTCATGCGATAGAGACAGATATTCATATCTCGGCCGATGGTGTTGCTGTGATATCACATGTAAGCTAAAGCTCCATGGCATTACATGCTAATGATCTGCATCACCACAACTTGTCTTACTTGCCTTGGCTCGGCTCGGCTGACATTTGAGCAGGACGCATCCCTTAAACGCTGCTTCGGCATTGAAGCTCGCATTGGAGAGTGCTCGTGGGAGTACCTCAGCACTCTACGCACAGAAGCCGAGCCTCATGAACCCATGCCGCGGCTCAAAGACTTTCTTCAGTGGTTGGTTCAGCCGGAAATGCAAGACATTTGGGTGGTTTTAGATATCAAGGTCTGCTGCATcggctcaagctcaagcatgTGTCATCAGACGGAAGCTAATGCAGGCCTCGCAGCTGGATGATGACCCGGCAGAGCTGATGGCTGCAATTGCGAGGGATCTAGACGGCGTCCAGGTACCTGTGCCATGGAATCAACGTATTATTCTGGGATGCTGGAATGTAAGCTGACACGACACCCTTAACACAGTTTCTGCACTTTCAAtttcactttcactttcacATAGACGCCTTGATGATGTTACAGCTGACATGCTTGGATAGGCATCATTCCTACAGGCTGCGCGTAGTCAACTCCCAACTTATCCGTTGGCCCATATCAGCACCTCCCTCTTATATTCACACCACTTTCTGCGTGTGCCCAACCTCGGCTTCAATCTCAACCAAAAGACTCTCATCGGTCCATCAGGAAGACTCTTCTTACGCGAACTTGGAAAGACTGACAAGCTTCTTATGACATGGACAGTCAACGAACCTCGCCACATGGAATGGTGTATCCGTCAGAATCTGTGTCATCCACGGCGCCGCAATGGAAAAATCGAGGGGCCTGCCTTGATAGATGGTGTCATCACTGACAATCCTCGTTTGTACCTCGAGATGTGCAAAAATTTTGAGAACGAGATGGATGGCAAGCTCGCAAGGCCAAAGCTAGCTCTCACTGAAAGGATAAGGAAAAAGGCAGTGATGGTAGCCGTCGTTATCCTGACGGagaccttgatgatggcctACCATGTTCTCAGAAGGATGCAGGGCAAGTTTGATTTCCTCCGAGACCGCCGGAGCCTGGATAAATAGTAGACGCAATATGATGAGTGATAACAGACACTAATGACCTAGGTAACGGTTGACTTTGAATACAGCAACAAAACTTGGACAACTTACTGGCTTTGTGGGCTACACCAGACTTGCATTTGCCCATCACCCTTGACAACCTTGGGTATTCCCAATCAATATATGCGGTCATTCGTACCATCACTGCCCTCCAAAGGGCAAGCCATCACCATATGCTGACATATTAACCACAACACAATAACCGTTGGATCATCAGAATTATAGTGACTGTTCATCAAGGTCTACCTGGTCACGAATCCTTTTGAGCTCAATTAAACTCTATGTTAAGATATGGATTTAATCCGCCCTACCCTGTGTAAAAGACCACAACGACCAAAACGCTGCTCATGATGCCCTACCCCTGTCTTTGCGTTCCCTTCAAATTTCAACGTCAATATCCAGGTCTAGTGACCCAATCACATCGTCATCCATCAGCGGCTTATGTATAGTAGGGATACCCTTCTCCTTGTGTTTCTCCTCCTGCAACTTTGCGAGATGAGGTAGTAGTTGAGATTTGACGGCCGCCTTCGGTGTGCTAGTCCCAGGAGTGTTGGTCCCGCTGCCGTTGGCCGCTGACTTTTGTTCCACTTTCTCGCTAGCGTCATAAACGAATTTGGCCTTGGTCCTGAGTCGTCTTGACATGTCGCCTTGGTAGGTTTCACCACGTTTGAGGGCTGCCTCGATCTCCTTCGACTTCGCTTTCTCCTTCAACTGGGCCTTTCTTACAGCTTCCGCGTTCAATCGCCGGTTCTCTCGGTTGCGCTCAGCCAGTCGATCTTGCTCAGTTTGGGCCTTGGGTACTTCGTTGTGCTTTGAGGAGCCCAGACTCGTCCTAAATGCTAAGCGTTGGGAACCAAGGTTGTCGAGCTCCTCCTGCAACTCTTCGGCCTTATCGTGCTCGCCATGTTGTCTTGCTTCCTCGAGTAAGTGGGCTATGCGTTCTCGCTCGGCGGGGTCAAATCGCCTTTTCAGCTCTTTTATCCGTGCAAGCCGAGCCTTGATTTCCTCTGTAGTCCAGGAATGATTAATCAAGCcattgatctcatcaatttTGTCCATAAGGTAAGCCTTGCTTGGGAGTGTCACGCCCTCATTGTGGCATGTGACCTTGTATCGATTGAGCTCGTTCTGTGGATCCGGTTCAGTATCAATCCAAGAATGCAGTTCTGGTGCAACATACCTCTGTGAACTTTCCGCTCGAGGCAGCGATGAAAGGGAACTCCTTGATTGCCTTACCATGCGCCGCCTTGACATACTGATCTGTGACGAATGCACCGTTGGGCCCCTGAAGAGCATATGGGCGACTGGTCGTGAAGCCTATGAAATTTGTCAGCCCTGCTGCtgtgctgtactgtactgaTGGTTACAAACCTTTGATGGCTGCCATGCGATACTGCTCAATGCCACTTTCAGGATGCGGTCCAAGAGCAATACGTATATAACATCCAGTGATAGCCTGCTCGAATCCAGGAGTGAAGCAGACCTGAGCGAACTCGTTTCGCCCCAGTCGAACTCGTTCATAATCACGTAACTCAGCTGGCGGCTGATCGCGATTTTCGTCGGCATCGGGAGTTGGAGAGCGTCCGCGATTATAGTCATCGTCACTGTCTTCTGCCCCAGAGTTGCGTCTTCGTGGAGAGTAGTTATCCTTTCGTCTCTCGAGATCCTCCCGTCGACGCGCTTTCtctgccttggcttggcGCAAAGAGTCCATCGCGGTCTCCCTCTTGCTCTCTGTACGCGGCCGTGATGCCTTTCGAATTCGATCGCCATCTTCCAGCTCCGCAGTTCCAGCACTGCGCTTCTTTTTGACCTGTTTGCGCTCCTCATTCTCCATGTTGCTTACCATCTGACGGAGCAGGCGGTTCTGTCGCTGACGCTCTATGTCCGTCATACGCTCAGCGATAAGCTGCTCACGTTCGAGTTCTGGCAAGGCCATGATCtctgccttttccttctgaCTCTTGTATCGACCATCAATTGGGTAtgcttcatcgtcgtcctctgCAGCCGCTGTTCGACCTCGCGATGGTTCGTCGTCGGAGTCAGATTCATCCATAGGAGCGGACTCCAGAGAGTTTGGCGTTCCTGGCGCAGACCTAAATCACGATGGGTCAGCATACTGTAAGTGTATCGCAGTGATCTGGAGGAGCCGCAAACAGGATGCGGATTAGGAGGTTGGGACAGTGTTTAACTCCAGATCATCATGCTGCCAATTTTAAGGAACATCACTCACGcctcgccctcctcctcggaaTCATCGTTTCCTCGTCGCGACTTCTTTCCCGCCCCTTTCTTGAAACCACTTCTTTTCGCTGGaggcggcgatggcgatcCGCCCCTGCTCTCGTTGCCAGAGGCTTCGTCATCGGAATCCCCACCTGCAAGAGCGAGAAGCTCGTCATCAACGTCAGACATGACGGCCTTGTGGTGAGCCAGTAATTACACAGAACGCAATGGCTTCAAAAGACAACAATCGTGTGCCCCAGGCGTAACCGCGTTCTACGCGTAGAAGGTGAACCGGGTGAGAATTTGGCGATGGAAAATGGTCGTGAAATGCGTAATCGTGCGCGTGGGGATTGAGCGATGAAAGAGGCGGAAGTGGATGAAAGGAAAGAGGATTGTGCGTAAAGCAGAAG contains these protein-coding regions:
- a CDS encoding related to Pol II transcription elongation factor, giving the protein MSDVDDELLALAGGDSDDEASGNESRGGSPSPPPAKRSGFKKGAGKKSRRGNDDSEEEGEASAPGTPNSLESAPMDESDSDDEPSRGRTAAAEDDDEAYPIDGRYKSQKEKAEIMALPELEREQLIAERMTDIERQRQNRLLRQMVSNMENEERKQVKKKRSAGTAELEDGDRIRKASRPRTESKRETAMDSLRQAKAEKARRREDLERRKDNYSPRRRNSGAEDSDDDYNRGRSPTPDADENRDQPPAELRDYERVRLGRNEFAQVCFTPGFEQAITGCYIRIALGPHPESGIEQYRMAAIKGFTTSRPYALQGPNGAFVTDQYVKAAHGKAIKEFPFIAASSGKFTENELNRYKVTCHNEGVTLPSKAYLMDKIDEINGLINHSWTTEEIKARLARIKELKRRFDPAERERIAHLLEEARQHGEHDKAEELQEELDNLGSQRLAFRTSLGSSKHNEVPKAQTEQDRLAERNRENRRLNAEAVRKAQLKEKAKSKEIEAALKRGETYQGDMSRRLRTKAKFVYDASEKVEQKSAANGSGTNTPGTSTPKAAVKSQLLPHLAKLQEEKHKEKGIPTIHKPLMDDDVIGSLDLDIDVEI
- a CDS encoding related to glycerophosphoryl diester phosphodiesterase family protein, which codes for MEAERQSLIKNNAQPGPVPRAPWAAARPSPRDPSRRLPQAIAHRGAKLDWPENTMAAFRGAVKAGAHAIETDIHISADGVAVISHDASLKRCFGIEARIGECSWEYLSTLRTEAEPHEPMPRLKDFLQWLVQPEMQDIWVVLDIKLDDDPAELMAAIARDLDGVQVPVPWNQRIILGCWNASFLQAARSQLPTYPLAHISTSLLYSHHFLRVPNLGFNLNQKTLIGPSGRLFLRELGKTDKLLMTWTVNEPRHMEWCIRQNLCHPRRRNGKIEGPALIDGVITDNPRLYLEMCKNFENEMDGKLARPKLALTERIRKKAVMVAVVILTETLMMAYHVLRRMQGKFDFLRDRRSLDK